One window from the genome of Bdellovibrionales bacterium encodes:
- a CDS encoding S8 family serine peptidase produces the protein MDVGFRSIIALTFASVSISACSPKTTTSVFPESGNYASSRCSGQALTTRYIVQWEDGKFSVETAASLDHFKKDFLEPNLDKIRKVEYDRIVKFERSTDSGTVNTNDLNPDDYWGQNMVQAGSVWSQGVYGQNVIIGVVDSFVDTTGTQIAPRIAYNTGEVPGNGVDDDRNGFVDDYAGYSFISDPTPGAAVSEHGTHVSGIIAADSTKGYMKGMAPQAKLIPAPFIDSAKGGSIGDAILALQYVSSRGAKIINASWGGAPCMDSLRNAFIDLNNKGILVVVAAGNDGTDIDYSPDYPAAFNMPNQLTVAASTAADYMASWSNSGFSLVHLAAPGADILSTLPGNRLGYMSGTSMAAPFVTGAAALLWSDRPQATALQIKSALMQSVDVTATHEFKVQTMGRMNVKKALDTLRQMVP, from the coding sequence ATGGACGTTGGATTTCGCTCGATCATAGCTCTTACATTTGCCTCTGTTTCTATTTCCGCGTGCAGCCCAAAAACGACGACTTCGGTTTTTCCAGAGAGTGGCAACTACGCAAGCTCTCGCTGCTCGGGCCAAGCGCTCACTACACGCTACATCGTGCAGTGGGAAGACGGAAAATTCTCGGTTGAAACGGCCGCGAGTCTCGATCATTTCAAAAAAGATTTCCTCGAACCAAACTTAGATAAAATTCGCAAAGTTGAATACGATCGCATCGTGAAGTTTGAGCGCAGTACCGACTCCGGCACTGTAAATACGAATGATCTGAACCCCGACGATTACTGGGGACAGAACATGGTTCAAGCCGGCAGCGTTTGGAGCCAAGGTGTTTACGGTCAGAACGTGATCATCGGTGTGGTTGATTCTTTCGTCGATACGACGGGCACTCAGATCGCTCCGCGAATTGCTTACAATACCGGCGAAGTTCCGGGCAACGGTGTCGACGACGATCGCAACGGCTTCGTTGATGATTACGCCGGCTATAGCTTTATTTCAGATCCCACTCCGGGCGCTGCTGTGAGCGAACACGGAACCCACGTTTCAGGTATCATTGCAGCTGATTCGACAAAGGGTTACATGAAGGGCATGGCTCCGCAGGCAAAATTGATTCCTGCGCCGTTCATCGATAGCGCCAAGGGCGGCTCGATCGGTGACGCGATCTTAGCTCTACAATATGTGAGCTCTCGTGGAGCAAAGATCATCAACGCCAGCTGGGGTGGAGCTCCGTGCATGGATTCTCTCCGCAACGCGTTCATTGATCTCAACAACAAAGGGATCCTTGTGGTGGTTGCCGCGGGTAATGACGGGACAGATATTGATTATTCTCCGGACTACCCTGCCGCTTTCAACATGCCAAACCAGTTGACCGTCGCGGCTTCGACGGCGGCGGACTATATGGCCTCTTGGTCAAATAGCGGTTTTAGTTTGGTTCACTTGGCGGCTCCGGGCGCAGACATTCTCAGTACTTTGCCGGGAAATCGCCTTGGTTACATGAGCGGAACCTCCATGGCGGCTCCATTTGTTACTGGCGCCGCGGCTCTCCTCTGGAGTGACCGTCCTCAAGCAACGGCATTACAGATTAAGAGCGCCTTGATGCAATCCGTCGACGTCACTGCGACCCACGAATTTAAAGTTCAAACGATGGGCCGCATGAACGTCAAAAAAGCCCTCGATACTCTTCGCCAAATGGTTCCTTAG
- the asnS gene encoding asparagine--tRNA ligase produces the protein MRYYISDLKDYVGQKVELKGWVYNTRSSGKVKFLELRDGTGTVPCIFFQADCGDAAYALFDQMSQESSVRVVGVVREHPKRKGEFEIGVSEAEILGKAEGYPITPKEHGTDFLMDNRHLWIRSKRQHAILRVRAEIIAAIRDFFDGKGFTLTDAPIFTPAACEGTSNLFETQYFDEKAYLSQSGQLYMEATARAFGKVYCFGPTFRAEKSKTRRHLIEFWMVEPEVAFNDMYDNMELAEQFVEYIVQRVLKNRADELKALERDTSKLSPIIAPFPKLHYKEAVEIILKENPAFVVGDDFGAPDETIISSKFDKPVFVHHYPAAVKAFYMKEDPKDPGYAMGSDLLATEGYGEMIGGGQREESIETLLRKIKEHGLKEADFAWYLDVRRYGSVPSSGFGLGLERTVAWICGLPHIRETIPFPRLYGRSYP, from the coding sequence ATGAGGTATTATATCTCTGATCTAAAAGATTATGTGGGTCAGAAAGTAGAGCTCAAAGGTTGGGTCTACAACACCCGCTCATCTGGTAAAGTTAAGTTTCTTGAACTTCGCGATGGCACAGGCACAGTTCCTTGCATCTTCTTCCAAGCTGATTGCGGCGACGCCGCCTATGCGTTGTTTGACCAAATGTCGCAAGAAAGTTCCGTTCGCGTTGTCGGCGTGGTTCGTGAACATCCTAAGCGCAAAGGTGAATTCGAAATCGGCGTGAGTGAAGCAGAAATTCTCGGCAAAGCTGAGGGTTATCCAATCACTCCGAAAGAGCACGGCACAGACTTCTTGATGGACAACCGTCACTTGTGGATCCGTTCAAAACGCCAACACGCGATTTTGCGCGTCCGTGCGGAGATTATCGCGGCTATTCGCGATTTCTTTGACGGCAAAGGCTTCACTCTGACAGACGCTCCGATCTTTACTCCGGCTGCGTGTGAAGGAACTTCGAATCTTTTCGAAACTCAGTACTTCGACGAAAAAGCTTACTTGTCACAATCAGGTCAGCTCTACATGGAAGCAACGGCGCGTGCCTTCGGTAAAGTGTATTGCTTCGGTCCTACTTTCCGCGCAGAGAAATCTAAAACTCGTCGTCACTTGATCGAGTTCTGGATGGTTGAGCCGGAAGTGGCATTCAACGACATGTACGACAACATGGAGCTCGCGGAGCAATTCGTTGAGTACATCGTTCAGCGTGTTTTGAAAAACCGTGCGGACGAGTTGAAGGCGCTTGAGCGCGATACAAGCAAATTATCTCCGATCATCGCTCCATTCCCTAAGCTTCACTACAAAGAAGCTGTGGAAATCATCTTGAAAGAAAATCCTGCTTTCGTTGTGGGCGACGACTTCGGCGCACCTGACGAAACCATTATCTCATCAAAATTCGACAAACCTGTGTTCGTGCATCACTACCCTGCTGCGGTGAAAGCTTTCTATATGAAAGAAGATCCGAAAGATCCAGGATACGCGATGGGTTCGGACCTTTTGGCAACAGAGGGTTACGGCGAAATGATCGGTGGCGGTCAGCGTGAAGAGAGCATCGAAACTCTTTTGCGTAAAATCAAAGAACACGGCTTGAAAGAAGCTGATTTTGCTTGGTACCTCGATGTCCGTCGCTATGGCTCAGTTCCTAGCAGCGGTTTCGGCTTGGGCCTTGAAAGAACAGTGGCGTGGATCTGTGGTTTGCCTCACATTCGTGAGACGATTCCATTCCCTCGCTTGTACGGTCGCTCTTATCCTTAA
- a CDS encoding acetyl-CoA carboxylase biotin carboxyl carrier protein subunit, protein MYFEAEIKGRKYKVDVTEQRSSWKISLQEEGKDWKHYDISKNDYKFAEEYVSFLFEGKSYLIDVVGQDTEYTVFARNSFRTIKIFNDEMLLHESLKKGGGFGGDEELKAGMPGKIIEIFAKKGDVVKANKPLLIMEAMKMENEMRASRDVKIKEILVKQGDSVETGAVMIKFEEPS, encoded by the coding sequence ATGTATTTCGAAGCAGAAATTAAAGGCCGCAAGTACAAAGTCGACGTCACCGAGCAAAGATCTAGCTGGAAAATTTCCCTTCAAGAAGAGGGTAAAGACTGGAAGCACTACGATATCTCTAAGAACGATTATAAGTTCGCGGAGGAGTACGTGAGCTTCCTTTTCGAAGGTAAGTCTTATTTGATCGATGTTGTTGGACAAGATACTGAGTACACAGTTTTCGCGCGCAACTCGTTCCGTACTATCAAAATCTTCAATGATGAAATGCTCTTGCATGAATCACTGAAGAAAGGTGGCGGTTTCGGTGGCGATGAAGAACTCAAGGCCGGTATGCCTGGAAAAATCATCGAAATCTTCGCGAAAAAAGGCGATGTCGTGAAAGCGAATAAGCCACTTCTTATTATGGAAGCCATGAAAATGGAAAATGAGATGCGTGCGTCTCGTGACGTGAAGATCAAGGAGATCCTCGTTAAACAAGGTGATAGCGTCGAAACAGGTGCTGTTATGATTAAATTCGAGGAGCCTTCTTAA
- a CDS encoding TerC family protein, giving the protein MNQTLLFPIAEFWWLYLAFVGFVIGMLALDLGVFHKHSHTVGFKEALLWSLTWISLALLFNLGLYYISLDTFHDPAIAKEVSLEFLAGYLIEKSLSIDNIFIFVVVFGFFAIPAKYQHRVLFFGILGALVFRAIFIALGTLLIQYHAVVILFGVFLIITGVRMAVKNEVHVDPSSNWLIKFLKQRLRVTDHLEDDHFFVKHEGLTYATPLFIALVFLEMTDIVFAVDSVPAIFAISKEPLIVFTSNIFAILGLRSLYFLLAGVITKFHLLRYGLAAVLVFVGLKMVWLNDLYDGKFPIGWSLIIIALCIGGSMIASLIIKPRH; this is encoded by the coding sequence TTGAACCAAACTCTGCTTTTTCCCATTGCAGAGTTTTGGTGGCTATATTTAGCCTTTGTCGGTTTTGTGATTGGGATGTTGGCCCTTGATTTGGGGGTCTTTCATAAACACTCACACACCGTTGGATTCAAAGAAGCCTTGCTCTGGTCTCTTACCTGGATTTCTCTCGCCCTTCTTTTCAATCTCGGTCTTTATTATATCTCTCTCGACACATTTCATGATCCGGCCATTGCCAAAGAAGTCTCTTTGGAGTTCTTAGCTGGCTACCTGATTGAGAAATCACTCTCGATCGACAACATTTTCATTTTCGTCGTCGTCTTTGGTTTCTTTGCAATCCCAGCAAAGTATCAGCACCGGGTTTTGTTTTTCGGGATCCTTGGCGCTCTTGTCTTTCGAGCCATTTTTATCGCCCTTGGAACTTTGCTAATTCAATATCATGCTGTCGTGATTCTGTTTGGAGTATTCTTGATCATTACGGGCGTCCGCATGGCCGTTAAGAACGAAGTCCACGTAGACCCTTCCTCGAATTGGTTGATTAAGTTTCTAAAACAGCGACTGCGCGTAACTGATCACCTTGAAGATGATCATTTCTTTGTGAAGCACGAGGGACTGACCTATGCGACGCCACTTTTTATTGCGTTGGTTTTTTTAGAAATGACAGACATCGTTTTTGCGGTCGACTCAGTCCCCGCTATCTTTGCTATTTCGAAAGAACCTTTGATCGTCTTTACTTCAAATATCTTTGCAATTTTGGGGCTGCGTTCTCTTTATTTCCTGCTCGCTGGGGTCATCACGAAGTTTCATCTGCTCCGCTATGGCCTCGCCGCCGTTCTGGTCTTTGTGGGGCTAAAGATGGTGTGGCTCAATGATCTTTATGATGGGAAGTTCCCGATCGGCTGGTCGCTTATCATCATCGCACTCTGTATTGGCGGCTCGATGATCGCATCCCTGATCATCAAGCCTCGCCATTAG
- a CDS encoding methylmalonyl-CoA carboxyltransferase: protein MEETNTLQQRLADLDRRNEQAMQGGGAAKVAKHKQGGRLSARERLDILLDPGSFVEMDRFVTHRCTNFGMDKTAVPGDGIITGYGRVNGKLVYVSSQDFTVIGGSMSRTQANKVCKVMDLAAKNGAPFICLNDSGGARIQEGIEALGGYADIFTRNVMCSGLVPQITAIMGPCAGGAVYSPSITDFVFMVKNTSYMFVTGPDVIKTVTHEEVTKEELGGATTHSSKSGVAHFATNDDKHCLLMIRELLSFVPSNNLDDAPTLPTKDRPDRLVEALNTLIPDNPKKPYDMLNIITECVDEGYFLEVHKHYAQNVIVGFARFNGRSVGIVANQPNILAGCLNIEASRKAARFIRFCDSFNIPVVSFVDVPGFLPGKDQEWNGIITHGAKLLYAYAEATVPKITVITRKAYGGAYIVMGSKLLRSDVNLAYPSAEIAVMGADGAVNIIFREEIAKAKDPAAERARLTAEYEAKFSNPYVSAELGYTDEVIEPALTRKRIIDSLEMLKNKRDVMPAKKHGNIPL from the coding sequence ATGGAAGAAACAAATACTCTTCAGCAAAGACTCGCTGACCTCGACAGAAGAAACGAGCAAGCAATGCAAGGTGGCGGTGCTGCCAAGGTTGCAAAGCACAAACAAGGCGGACGCCTTTCTGCTCGTGAGCGCTTAGATATCCTTTTGGATCCAGGCAGCTTCGTTGAGATGGATCGTTTCGTTACTCATCGTTGCACGAATTTCGGTATGGATAAAACCGCAGTTCCTGGCGACGGTATCATCACTGGTTACGGCCGCGTGAATGGTAAGTTGGTTTACGTTTCTAGCCAAGACTTCACTGTCATTGGCGGCTCAATGTCTCGCACTCAAGCTAACAAAGTCTGCAAAGTGATGGATCTCGCAGCGAAAAACGGTGCGCCTTTTATTTGCTTGAATGACTCCGGCGGCGCTCGTATCCAAGAGGGTATCGAAGCTCTCGGTGGTTACGCTGATATCTTTACTCGCAACGTAATGTGCTCTGGCCTCGTTCCGCAAATCACTGCGATCATGGGCCCATGCGCTGGTGGTGCGGTTTATTCTCCATCTATCACGGACTTCGTTTTCATGGTGAAAAACACGAGCTACATGTTCGTAACTGGTCCTGATGTAATTAAGACTGTAACTCACGAAGAAGTAACTAAAGAGGAATTGGGTGGCGCAACCACTCACTCTTCGAAGTCCGGCGTTGCTCACTTTGCGACGAACGATGACAAGCACTGCTTGCTTATGATTCGTGAGCTTTTGAGCTTCGTTCCTTCAAACAACTTGGACGATGCTCCGACATTGCCAACCAAAGATCGTCCAGATCGCTTGGTTGAAGCTTTGAATACTTTGATTCCAGACAACCCTAAGAAACCTTATGACATGCTCAATATCATCACTGAGTGCGTGGATGAGGGTTACTTCTTGGAAGTTCACAAACACTACGCTCAGAATGTGATCGTAGGCTTTGCGCGCTTTAACGGCCGCAGCGTTGGTATCGTTGCGAATCAGCCAAATATCTTGGCTGGTTGCTTGAATATCGAAGCGTCTCGCAAGGCGGCTCGTTTTATCCGCTTCTGTGACTCTTTCAACATTCCCGTTGTGAGCTTCGTAGACGTTCCGGGCTTCTTGCCTGGTAAAGACCAAGAATGGAACGGCATTATCACTCATGGTGCGAAGTTGCTTTATGCTTACGCCGAGGCGACAGTTCCAAAAATCACTGTCATCACTCGCAAGGCTTACGGTGGCGCTTACATCGTTATGGGTTCTAAGCTTCTTCGTTCTGATGTGAATCTCGCCTACCCTTCTGCGGAAATCGCGGTTATGGGTGCTGATGGTGCGGTAAACATCATCTTCCGTGAAGAAATTGCGAAGGCAAAAGATCCAGCAGCTGAGCGCGCACGCTTGACGGCTGAATACGAAGCGAAGTTCAGCAATCCATACGTGTCTGCAGAGCTTGGCTACACGGACGAAGTGATCGAACCTGCGTTGACTCGTAAACGCATCATTGATTCGTTGGAAATGCTTAAAAATAAACGTGACGTTATGCCGGCGAAAAAACACGGCAACATTCCTCTGTAG
- the tatC gene encoding twin-arginine translocase subunit TatC, giving the protein MIETNDQRDEKYQSLVEHLSELRVRIMYAGYALIIATGICYGFSEKIFNFVRLPIAPYLPTGGLVFTAPMDKFIAHLKISFVCGVIISCPFWLYQVWLFVAPGLYSKEKKYAVGFIGAGSGLFMLGTAFSYYVVLPMAFHFLMTYGGDVDKPMITIDHYLGFFTQMCLVFGAAFELPLILIILGLMGVVTQKFLRDKRRYAIMTLAVAAAIITPPDLLSMIMMLVPMIVLYEIAVFFVGFFEKKKALAAVNERE; this is encoded by the coding sequence ATGATTGAAACCAACGATCAACGCGACGAAAAGTATCAAAGTCTTGTAGAGCATCTGAGTGAGCTTCGCGTTCGTATCATGTATGCCGGCTATGCACTTATTATTGCTACAGGCATTTGCTATGGTTTCAGTGAGAAGATTTTTAACTTCGTTCGCTTGCCGATTGCTCCTTATTTGCCGACAGGCGGTTTGGTGTTTACAGCACCAATGGATAAATTCATTGCGCATTTAAAAATCTCTTTTGTGTGCGGTGTGATTATTTCTTGTCCATTCTGGCTTTACCAAGTTTGGTTGTTCGTTGCTCCGGGTCTTTACTCTAAAGAAAAAAAGTACGCTGTTGGATTCATCGGTGCAGGTTCAGGCCTCTTCATGCTGGGCACGGCGTTTTCTTATTACGTCGTTTTACCAATGGCTTTTCACTTTTTGATGACCTACGGAGGCGATGTCGACAAACCGATGATCACGATTGATCACTATTTGGGCTTCTTCACTCAAATGTGTTTGGTTTTCGGTGCGGCGTTTGAGCTCCCGTTGATATTGATCATCTTGGGCCTGATGGGTGTTGTTACGCAAAAATTCCTGCGTGATAAACGACGTTATGCGATTATGACTCTGGCGGTGGCTGCGGCGATTATCACTCCACCTGATTTGCTCAGCATGATCATGATGTTGGTACCTATGATTGTGTTATATGAAATTGCCGTGTTCTTTGTCGGTTTCTTTGAGAAGAAAAAAGCCCTCGCGGCAGTTAACGAACGGGAATAA
- a CDS encoding twin-arginine translocase TatA/TatE family subunit, producing MLGLSLPEIIFLAILALVVIGPKQLPEVARTLGRLLNELRRASNSFSEELRAQVKIDPIRLEDKPEQKAHKPNEGGNYAPSEPFAKDEAIQEVKEEAKPADSSETKKS from the coding sequence ATGCTAGGTTTGAGTTTGCCGGAAATTATATTTTTAGCCATCTTGGCTCTCGTGGTGATTGGTCCAAAACAATTGCCAGAGGTTGCAAGAACTCTTGGTCGCTTGCTCAATGAGCTTCGCCGCGCTTCAAATTCTTTTAGTGAAGAACTTCGTGCTCAAGTAAAAATCGACCCAATTCGCCTCGAAGATAAGCCTGAACAAAAAGCTCACAAACCAAATGAAGGTGGCAATTACGCTCCCTCTGAGCCTTTTGCCAAAGACGAAGCAATCCAAGAGGTCAAAGAAGAGGCCAAACCTGCCGATTCTTCTGAAACGAAAAAATCATGA
- the accC gene encoding acetyl-CoA carboxylase biotin carboxylase subunit, whose protein sequence is MQKPFNKILIANRGEIAIRIIRACRELGITSVAVFSDADRDSLHVFLADEAYHIGPSPSKESYLNYRKILEVAKTAGADAVHPGYGFLSENTTFAKACVDAGINFIGPTPENIDAMGDKISSKLLMKKAGVPTVPGSDGGVETVEEALSIAERIGLPIIIKATAGGGGKGMRVVRKMDELESAYRACRSEGQNYFANPTVYIEKFVNDPKHIEIQVFGDKHNNHVHLFERECSVQRRNQKIIEECPSPSVPNEVRLKMGAAAVRAAKQINYVGAGTIEFIFDNQTKEFYFMEMNTRLQVEHPITEIVCGFDLVKEQIFVAAGRPLSFKQEDIRQKGHAIEARICAEDPITYKPSPGVIRACRHPQGPGLRIDSYAYPGYEVPIFYDPMIAKVITFGETRDEAIDRMQRALTEFVLTGIKTNIVLHKTILDHPKFRDGSYTTQFIEKNFEVIEPLLFKEIDDPMFLIAAAITAYNDRKSKDVRQLNITSNWKRTGRKLQLRT, encoded by the coding sequence ATGCAGAAGCCTTTTAATAAGATTCTCATCGCAAACAGAGGGGAAATCGCGATCCGCATTATCCGTGCGTGCCGCGAGCTAGGAATCACCTCTGTAGCGGTCTTCAGTGATGCAGACCGAGACAGCTTGCACGTCTTCCTGGCGGATGAGGCCTATCACATCGGCCCATCCCCTTCGAAAGAAAGCTATTTGAACTATCGTAAAATCTTAGAGGTCGCTAAAACTGCCGGTGCCGACGCTGTCCACCCTGGTTATGGCTTCCTCTCTGAGAACACGACTTTCGCTAAGGCCTGCGTCGATGCAGGAATCAACTTCATCGGCCCGACTCCGGAAAACATCGATGCTATGGGAGACAAAATCTCTTCGAAGCTTCTGATGAAAAAAGCCGGTGTTCCGACAGTTCCTGGTTCTGACGGCGGCGTTGAGACAGTTGAAGAAGCACTCTCGATCGCAGAAAGAATCGGCCTTCCGATCATCATCAAGGCGACCGCCGGCGGTGGCGGTAAAGGGATGCGCGTAGTTCGTAAGATGGACGAGCTTGAAAGTGCTTACCGCGCTTGCCGCTCTGAAGGTCAGAACTACTTCGCAAACCCGACTGTTTACATCGAGAAGTTCGTTAACGATCCAAAACACATCGAGATCCAGGTTTTCGGCGATAAACACAATAACCATGTTCACTTATTTGAACGTGAGTGCTCTGTTCAACGTCGTAATCAAAAGATCATCGAAGAGTGTCCTTCTCCTTCAGTTCCGAACGAAGTTCGCTTGAAAATGGGCGCGGCAGCTGTTCGCGCGGCTAAGCAAATCAACTACGTTGGTGCTGGTACAATCGAGTTCATCTTCGACAATCAGACGAAAGAATTCTACTTCATGGAGATGAATACACGTCTTCAAGTAGAGCATCCGATCACTGAGATCGTATGTGGTTTCGACTTGGTGAAAGAGCAGATCTTTGTAGCTGCCGGCCGTCCTCTGAGCTTTAAGCAAGAAGATATCCGCCAGAAGGGTCATGCGATTGAAGCGCGTATCTGTGCGGAAGATCCTATCACATACAAACCATCTCCAGGTGTGATTCGTGCCTGCCGTCACCCACAAGGTCCTGGCTTGCGTATCGACTCTTATGCTTATCCTGGTTACGAAGTGCCTATCTTCTACGATCCAATGATCGCGAAGGTGATTACTTTTGGTGAGACTCGTGATGAGGCCATCGATCGTATGCAGCGTGCTTTGACTGAGTTTGTATTAACGGGAATTAAAACCAACATCGTTCTTCACAAGACGATCTTGGATCATCCGAAATTCCGTGATGGTTCTTACACGACTCAGTTTATCGAAAAGAACTTCGAAGTTATCGAACCGTTACTCTTTAAAGAGATCGACGATCCGATGTTCTTAATTGCTGCTGCCATTACGGCGTATAACGACCGCAAGTCGAAAGACGTTCGCCAGCTCAATATTACTTCTAACTGGAAGCGTACGGGCCGTAAGCTTCAATTGAGGACTTAA